From the genome of Impatiens glandulifera chromosome 9, dImpGla2.1, whole genome shotgun sequence, one region includes:
- the LOC124916184 gene encoding probable polygalacturonase At1g80170: MVAHKDPEKWECVSKGCKQWIAFDDLTKDLYISGSGTLDGRGSNWWGSYCENDEHKKSCSHKPTGFVIMNSINVHISGLTFLDSPHMHIAIERSDSVYVSNLTIIAPGDSPNTDGIHIQHSTNVFIEDTNIGTGDDCISIGPSSHINISRVNCGPGHGISVGSLGKNGDYDTVDYVYVSDINFNGSTNGARIKSWQGGHGHAKNIVFERINLIGTKRPIVIDQFYCDHTTCHNQTANVQVSDVWFNNIHGTSSSMVAVRLACSQSLHCKNINMKDINIQSIDVVQQTRTLSSYCINVQGKLEGQSFILLILLVLFDLHITTVQCRLILEHPNEDTFNVLDFGAIGDGITEDNQAFEKAWKATCRSKSLTPTLVVPSNYTFLLQPLILSGPCESNSTNVLINGTLVAHEDPKKWECVAKGCKQWIAFDDFTKDLYISGSGTIDGQGSKWWGSYCENYKHKKSCSHKPKGFVIMNSINVHISGLTFLDSPHMHIAIERSDSIYVSNLTIIAPADSPNTDGIHIQHSTNVFIEDTDIGTGDDCISIGPSSHINISRINCGPGHGISVGSLGKNGEYDTVDYIYVSDINFNGSTNGARIKSWQGGHGHARNIVFERINLIGTKRPIVIDQFYCDHTSCHNQTANVQVSDVWFNNIHGTSSSMVAVRLACSQTLHCKNINMKDINIQSIDVVQQTKTLSSYCINVQGKLEGRVFPSVPCLNY, from the exons ATGGTTGCGCATAAAGATCCTGAAAAATGGGAATGTGTTTCTAAGGGATGCAAGCAGTGGATTGCATTTGACGATCTCACAAAAGATCTCTATATTTCGGGATCAGGCACCCTCGATGGTCGAGGCTCCAACTGGTGGGGTTCATATTGCGAGAATGATGAACATAaaaag AGCTGCTCTCACAAGCCAACG GGTTTTGTGATAATGAACTCAATCAACGTTCATATAAGCGGTTTGACATTTTTGGACAGCCCACATATGCACATTGCAATCGAAAGATCCGACTCGGTATATGTTTCCAACCTCACGATAATTGCCCCTGGTGATAGCCCCAATACTGATGGCATCCACATTCAACATTCGACCAATGTTTTCATAGAGGACACAAATATTGGCACCG GTGATGATTGTATATCAATTGGACCTTCTTCGCACATTAATATTAGTAGGGTTAACTGTGGACCAGGTCATGGAATAAG CGTTGGGAGTTTAGGCAAAAATGGAGACTACGATACTGTAGATTATGTTTATGTAAGCGACATTAACTTCAATGGATCTACTAATGGAGCTAGAATCAAGTCATGGCAG GGAGGACATGGTCATGCAAAGAATATAGTATTTGAGAGAATAAACTTAATAGGAACAAAAAGACCAATTGTTATCGATCAATTCTATTGCGATCACACAACTTGTCACAACCAa ACAGCAAATGTTCAAGTGAGTGATGTTTGGTTCAATAATATACATGGCACCTCAAGTTCAATGGTTGCGGTAAGATTGGCATGTAGTCAGTCGTTGCATTGCaagaatataaatatgaagGACATCAATATTCAATCAATTGACGTTGTACAACAAACAAGGACATTGTCCTCCTATTGCATTAACGTGCAAGGAAAACTCGAGGGTCAA AGCTTCATTTTATTGATTCTTCTCGTTTTATTTGATCTTCATATCACAACCGTACAATGTAGACTTATCTTAGAACACCCTAATGAAGACACATTCAACGTCCTAGATTTTGGTGCGATTGGTGATGGCATTACTGAAGACAATCAA GCATTTGAGAAAGCATGGAAAGCCACGTGTAGATCGAAGTCTTTAACACCGACGTTGGTTGTGCCTTCGAACTATACGTTCTTATTGCAACCATTGATCCTCTCCGGTCCTTGCGAGTCCAATTCTACCAATGTtttg ATTAATGGAACATTGGTGGCACATGAAGATCCAAAAAAATGGGAATGTGTTGCCAAAGGATGCAAGCAGTGGATTGCGTTCGACGATTTCACGAAAGACCTCTATATTTCGGGCTCTGGCACCATTGATGGTCAAGGCTCCAAATGGTGGGGTTCATATTGCGAAAATTATAAGCATAAAaag AGCTGCTCTCACAAGCCAAAA GGTTTTGTGATAATGAACTCAATCAACGTTCATATAAGCGGTTTGACATTTTTGGACAGCCCACATATGCACATTGCAATCGAAAGATCCGACTCGATTTATGTTTCCAACCTCACCATAATTGCCCCTGCTGATAGCCCCAATACTGATGGTATCCACATTCAACATTCGACCAATGTTTTCATAGAGGACACCGATATTGGCACCG GTGATGATTGTATATCAATTGGACCTTCCTCACACATTAATATTAGTAGGATTAACTGTGGACCAGGTCATGGAATAAG CGTTGGAAGCTTAGGCAAAAATGGAGAATATGATACCGTAGACTATATTTATGTAAGCGACATTAATTTTAATGGATCTACCAATGGAGCCAGAATCAAGTCATGGCAg GGAGGGCATGGTCATGCAAGGAATATAGTATTTGAGAGAATAAACTTGATAGGAACAAAAAGACCGATTGTTATTGATCAATTCTATTGTGAtcacacaagttgtcacaatCAA ACAGCAAATGTTCAAGTGAGTGATGTTTGGTTCAATAATATACATGGCACCTCAAGTTCAATGGTTGCGGTGAGATTGGCATGTAGTCAGACGTTACATTGCaagaatataaatatgaagGACATCAATATTCAATCAATTGACGTTGTACAACAAACGAAGACATTGTCCTCCTATTGCATTAACGTACAAGGAAAACTTGAGGGTCGTGTTTTTCCATCGGTTCCTTGCTTGAATTACTAA
- the LOC124913743 gene encoding hypersensitive-induced response protein 1-like, translating to MGQALGCIQVDQSTVVVREQFGKFDHVLQPGCHCLPWCCGYQASGTLSLRVQQLDVRCETKTKDNVFVTVVASIQYRALAEKASDAFYKLSNTKAQIQAYVFDVIRATVPKLELDSAFEQKNDIAKAVEEELEKAMSAYGYEIVETLIIDIEPDAQVKKAMNEINAAARMRVAANEKAEAEKILQVKRAEGEAEAKYLSGLGIARQREAIVNGLRDSVLSFSGNVPGTTAKDIMDMVLITQYFDTMKEVGASSKSSAVFIPHGPGAVKDIASQIRDGLLQGKHAPV from the exons ATGGGTCAGGCTCTTGGTTGTATTCAGGTGGACCAGTCTACCGTTGTTGTTAGGGAACAGTTTGGAAAGTTTGATCATGTTCTTCAACCGGGGTGTCACTGTTTGCCTTGGTGTTGTGGTTACCAAGCATCTGGAACCTTATCGCTTCGGGTGCAGCAGCTTGATGTCCGTTGTGAAACGAAAACTAAG GATAATGTCTTTGTCACTGTTGTAGCATCCATTCAGTATCGTGCTCTTGCTGAAAAAGCTTCGGATGCCTTCTACAAGCTGAGCAACACGAAGGCTCAAATTCAAGCCTATGTTTTTGATG ttattaGGGCAACTGTGCCAAAGTTGGAATTAGATTCTGCTTTTGAGCAGAAGAATGATATTGCCAAAGCAGTGGAAGAAGAACTTGAGAAg GCCATGTCTGCTTATGGATATGAGATTGTTGAAACTCTGATCATTGATATAGAGCCAGATGCACAGGTGAAGAAGGCAATGAATGAGATCAATGCAG CTGCTAGGATGAGGGTTGCCGCGAATGAGAAAGCGGAAGCAGAAAAGATCTTGCAGGTGAAACGAGCAGAAGGAGAGGCAGAGGCCAAGTATCTTTCAGGTCTGGGAATAGCAAGGCAGCGAGAAGCTATTGTGAATGGTCTGAGAGACAGTGTGCTTTCATTCTCGGGTAATGTTCCTGGGACAACTGCCAAGGACATAATGGACATGGTTCTCATAACACAATATTTCGACACCATGAAGGAAGTCGGGGCCTCCTCCAAATCTTCTGCTGTTTTCATCCCTCACGGCCCTGGGGCAGTCAAGGATATTGCCTCGCAGATTCGGGATGGCCTGCTTCAGGGTAAACATGCCCCCGTCTGA
- the LOC124913742 gene encoding FACT complex subunit SSRP1 isoform X1 has translation MKVPRTNQLGVRSKDGLNYKFTGFRDQDVTGLTSYFQNTWSITPEEKQLSISGKNWGEVDLNGNMLTFLVDSKQAFELSLADVSQTQLQGKNDVTLEFHVDDTTGANEKDSLVEISFHIPNSNTQFVGDENRPPAQVFRDKIMSMADVGAGVEESVVTFEGVAVLTPRGRYNVELHLSFLRLQGQANDFKIQYSSVVRLFLLPKSNQPHTFVVVTLDPPIRKGQTLYPHIVMQFETDYVVDSTLSINEDLLNTKFKDKLEPTYKGLIHEVFTMILRGLSGAKLTRPGKFRSCQDGYAVKSSLKAEDGVLYPLEKGFFFLPKPPTLILHEEIDYLEFERHAAGGSNMHYFDLLIRLKTEQEHLFRNIQRNEYHNLYDFIGGKGLKIMNLGGVQSADGVAAVLQNDDDDAVDPHLERIKNEAGGDESDEEDSDFVIDKDDGGSPTDDSGEDGSDGSDTGDEKEKPAKVEIVKKEPLKGSSSKSSKSKDVAAADGDGAPKAKKQKKSSKKKDPNAPKKAMSAYLYFSQSQRESIKKTQPGISFGEIGRVVGDRWKGMSAEEKEPFEAKALTDKKRYKDEISGYTKSSGTQPMDIDSADNGSGSE, from the exons ATGAAGGTTCCTCGGACAAATCAACTTGGTGTAAGATCTAAAGAtggattaaattataaattcactGGCTTTCGTGATCAG GATGTTACAGGTCTCACAAGTTATTTCCAGAATACATGGAGTATAACTCCAGAAGAGAAACAACTTTCTATAAGTGGGAAGAACTGGGGGGAGGTTGACCTTAATG GGAATATGCTAACTTTTCTGGTTGATTCAAAGCAAGCATTTGAGCTTTCTTTAGCTGATGTTTCCCAAACACAGCTTCAAGGTAAAAATGATGTCACATTGGAGTTCCATGTGGACGACACAACTGGTGCCAATGAG AAAGATTCACTTGTGGAAATCAGTTTTCATATACCTAATTCAAACACTCAATTCGTTGGAGATGAGAACCGTCCTCCAGCCCAg GTATTCCGCGATAAAATAATGTCAATGGCAGATGTTGGCGCTGGAGTTGAAGAATCTGTTGTCACATTTGAAGGTGTTGCTGTTCTTACACCAAG GGGTCGATACAATGTTGAACTTCATCTTTCATTTTTGAGGCTCCAGGGACAAgctaatgattttaaaattcagTACAGCAGCGTTGTGCGCCTTTTCTTGCTACCTAAG TCCAACCAGCCACATACATTTGTGGTGGTTACCCTCGACCCACCAATTCGAAAAGGTCAAACATTGTACCCACATATTGTTATGCAG TTTGAAACAGATTATGTGGTCGATAGCACTCTCTCCATTAATGAAGATCTTTTGAACACAAAGTTCAAGGATAAGTTAGAGCCAACCTATAAG GGTCTTATTCATGAAGTATTTACAATGATACTGCGTGGCTTATCTGGTGCAAAACTCACAAGACCAGGGAAGTTCCGCAGTTGCCAAGATGGTTATGCTGTTAAATCTTCACTCAAGGCTGAAGATGGTGTTTTATACCCACTCGAAAAGGGATTTTTCTTCTTACCGAAACCACCTACTCTCATTCTTCATGAAGAG ATCGACTATTTAGAGTTTGAGAGACATGCTGCTGGTGGTTCGAATATGCATTACTTTGATCTACTAATCAGGCTGAAAACCGAGCAAGAACATCTATTCAGGAATATCCAAAGAAATGAGTACCACAACCTATATGACTTCATAGG TGGTAAAGGCTTGAAGATAATGAATCTTGGGGGTGTCCAAAGTGCAGACGGTGTTGCTGCCGTTCTGcagaatgatgatgatgatgctgtTGACCCACATTTGGAACGCATTAAAAATGAAGCAGGTGGAGATGAAAGTGATGAAGAG GATTCGGATTTTGTTATTGACAAAGATGATGGAGGGTCACCTACTGATGATTCGGGAGAAGATGGATCTGATGGAAGTGATACTGGAGATGAAAAGGAA AAACCTGCAAAAGTTGAAATCGTTAAGAAAGAGCCTTTGAAAGGATCTTCTAGTAAGAGTAGTAAATCTAAAGATGTTGCTGCTGCTGATGGAGATGGGGCTCCCAAGGCAAAGAAACAAAAGAAGAGCAGCAAGAAGAAAGATCCAAATGCTCCAAAGAAGGCAATGTCTGCTTACTTATATTTCTCTCAAAGCCAGAGGGAG AGTATAAAGAAGACTCAACCTGGAATTTCATTTGGCGAAATTGGTAGAGTTGTTGGCGACAGATGGAAAGGAATGTCAG CTGAAGAGAAGGAACCATTTGAGGCAAAGGCTCTGACTGATAAGAAACGGTATAAGGACGAGATCAGCGGTTATACAAAGAGCTCGGGTACACAACCGATGGACATAGATTCTGCGGACAATGGATCAGGCAGTGAATAG
- the LOC124913742 gene encoding FACT complex subunit SSRP1 isoform X2, whose product MADGQSFNSISLGGRGGTTAGQLKIHSGGILWKKQGGGKIVEVDNSDIVGLTWMKVPRTNQLGVRSKDGLNYKFTGFRDQDVTGLTSYFQNTWSITPEEKQLSISGKNWGEVDLNGNMLTFLVDSKQAFELSLADVSQTQLQGKNDVTLEFHVDDTTGANEKDSLVEISFHIPNSNTQFVGDENRPPAQVFRDKIMSMADVGAGVEESVVTFEGVAVLTPRGRYNVELHLSFLRLQGQANDFKIQYSSVVRLFLLPKSNQPHTFVVVTLDPPIRKGQTLYPHIVMQFETDYVVDSTLSINEDLLNTKFKDKLEPTYKGLIHEVFTMILRGLSGAKLTRPGKFRSCQDGYAVKSSLKAEDGVLYPLEKGFFFLPKPPTLILHEEIDYLEFERHAAGGSNMHYFDLLIRLKTEQEHLFRNIQRNEYHNLYDFIGGKGLKIMNLGGVQSADGVAAVLQNDDDDAVDPHLERIKNEAGGDESDEEDSDFVIDKDDGGSPTDDSGEDGSDGSDTGDEKEKPAKVEIVKKEPLKGSSSKSSKSKDVAAADGDGAPKAKKQKKSSKKKDPNAPKKAMSAYLYFSQSQRESIKKTQPGISFGEIGRVVGDRWKGMSAEEKEPFEAKALTDKKRYKDEISGYTKSSGTQPMDIDSADNGSGSE is encoded by the exons ATGGCGGACGGACAGTCATTCAACAGTATCTCACTGGGAGGCCGCGGTGGTACT ACCGCAGGACAACTTAAGATTCACTCTGGTGGCATCTTGTGGAAAAAACAAGGAGGTGGGAAAATTGTGGAAGTTGATAACAGTGATATTGTAGGCCTTACATGGATGAAGGTTCCTCGGACAAATCAACTTGGTGTAAGATCTAAAGAtggattaaattataaattcactGGCTTTCGTGATCAG GATGTTACAGGTCTCACAAGTTATTTCCAGAATACATGGAGTATAACTCCAGAAGAGAAACAACTTTCTATAAGTGGGAAGAACTGGGGGGAGGTTGACCTTAATG GGAATATGCTAACTTTTCTGGTTGATTCAAAGCAAGCATTTGAGCTTTCTTTAGCTGATGTTTCCCAAACACAGCTTCAAGGTAAAAATGATGTCACATTGGAGTTCCATGTGGACGACACAACTGGTGCCAATGAG AAAGATTCACTTGTGGAAATCAGTTTTCATATACCTAATTCAAACACTCAATTCGTTGGAGATGAGAACCGTCCTCCAGCCCAg GTATTCCGCGATAAAATAATGTCAATGGCAGATGTTGGCGCTGGAGTTGAAGAATCTGTTGTCACATTTGAAGGTGTTGCTGTTCTTACACCAAG GGGTCGATACAATGTTGAACTTCATCTTTCATTTTTGAGGCTCCAGGGACAAgctaatgattttaaaattcagTACAGCAGCGTTGTGCGCCTTTTCTTGCTACCTAAG TCCAACCAGCCACATACATTTGTGGTGGTTACCCTCGACCCACCAATTCGAAAAGGTCAAACATTGTACCCACATATTGTTATGCAG TTTGAAACAGATTATGTGGTCGATAGCACTCTCTCCATTAATGAAGATCTTTTGAACACAAAGTTCAAGGATAAGTTAGAGCCAACCTATAAG GGTCTTATTCATGAAGTATTTACAATGATACTGCGTGGCTTATCTGGTGCAAAACTCACAAGACCAGGGAAGTTCCGCAGTTGCCAAGATGGTTATGCTGTTAAATCTTCACTCAAGGCTGAAGATGGTGTTTTATACCCACTCGAAAAGGGATTTTTCTTCTTACCGAAACCACCTACTCTCATTCTTCATGAAGAG ATCGACTATTTAGAGTTTGAGAGACATGCTGCTGGTGGTTCGAATATGCATTACTTTGATCTACTAATCAGGCTGAAAACCGAGCAAGAACATCTATTCAGGAATATCCAAAGAAATGAGTACCACAACCTATATGACTTCATAGG TGGTAAAGGCTTGAAGATAATGAATCTTGGGGGTGTCCAAAGTGCAGACGGTGTTGCTGCCGTTCTGcagaatgatgatgatgatgctgtTGACCCACATTTGGAACGCATTAAAAATGAAGCAGGTGGAGATGAAAGTGATGAAGAG GATTCGGATTTTGTTATTGACAAAGATGATGGAGGGTCACCTACTGATGATTCGGGAGAAGATGGATCTGATGGAAGTGATACTGGAGATGAAAAGGAA AAACCTGCAAAAGTTGAAATCGTTAAGAAAGAGCCTTTGAAAGGATCTTCTAGTAAGAGTAGTAAATCTAAAGATGTTGCTGCTGCTGATGGAGATGGGGCTCCCAAGGCAAAGAAACAAAAGAAGAGCAGCAAGAAGAAAGATCCAAATGCTCCAAAGAAGGCAATGTCTGCTTACTTATATTTCTCTCAAAGCCAGAGGGAG AGTATAAAGAAGACTCAACCTGGAATTTCATTTGGCGAAATTGGTAGAGTTGTTGGCGACAGATGGAAAGGAATGTCAG CTGAAGAGAAGGAACCATTTGAGGCAAAGGCTCTGACTGATAAGAAACGGTATAAGGACGAGATCAGCGGTTATACAAAGAGCTCGGGTACACAACCGATGGACATAGATTCTGCGGACAATGGATCAGGCAGTGAATAG